The proteins below are encoded in one region of Ferruginibacter lapsinanis:
- a CDS encoding deoxyhypusine synthase family protein: MSKGPVSQYIEHHYRHFNAAALMDAAKGYVTHLEEGGKMMITLAGAMSTAELGLSLAEMIRQDKVAIISCTGANLEEDIMNLVAHSHYKRVPNYRDLSPQEEWDLLENHYNRVTDTCIPEEEAFRRLQQHIHKLWKEADDKGERYFPHEYMYKMLLSGVLEQYYEIDPKNSWMLAAAEKNIPIVVPGWEDSTMGNIFASYIIKNEMKATTMKSGIEYMVWLADWYRNNSSGKGVGFFQIGGGIAGDFPICVVPMMYQDLEWHDVPFWSYFCQISDSTTSYGSYSGAVPNEKITWGKLDIHTPKFIVESDATIVAPLIFAWVLGW, encoded by the coding sequence ATGAGTAAAGGTCCTGTTTCACAATACATTGAACATCATTACCGTCACTTTAATGCAGCTGCTTTAATGGATGCTGCAAAAGGGTATGTAACCCATTTAGAAGAAGGTGGTAAAATGATGATTACACTTGCAGGTGCTATGAGTACAGCAGAGTTGGGGTTAAGTTTGGCCGAAATGATCCGTCAGGATAAAGTAGCCATCATCAGTTGTACCGGCGCTAATCTGGAAGAAGATATCATGAACCTGGTAGCGCATAGTCACTATAAGAGAGTGCCTAATTACAGAGATCTGTCTCCGCAAGAGGAATGGGATCTGTTAGAAAATCATTACAATCGTGTTACAGATACTTGTATTCCGGAAGAAGAAGCTTTCAGAAGACTACAGCAGCATATTCATAAATTATGGAAAGAAGCAGATGACAAAGGAGAAAGATATTTTCCACATGAGTACATGTACAAAATGTTGTTGAGCGGCGTGCTGGAGCAATATTATGAAATCGATCCAAAGAATAGCTGGATGCTGGCAGCGGCTGAAAAGAATATTCCCATTGTTGTTCCTGGTTGGGAAGATAGTACCATGGGCAATATTTTTGCATCGTACATCATCAAAAATGAAATGAAAGCTACCACTATGAAAAGTGGAATTGAATACATGGTGTGGCTGGCAGATTGGTATAGAAATAATTCATCCGGTAAGGGCGTAGGGTTCTTCCAGATAGGCGGTGGTATTGCCGGAGATTTTCCGATTTGTGTTGTGCCGATGATGTACCAGGATCTGGAGTGGCATGATGTTCCTTTCTGGAGTTATTTCTGTCAGATAAGTGATAGTACTACTTCTTATGGTTCATACAGCGGAGCTGTACCAAATGAGAAAATTACCTGGGGTAAATTAGATATACATACACCAAAGTTTATTGTTGAAAGTGATGCTACAATTGTAGCGCCGCTGATATTTGCGTGGGTGTTGGGGTGGTAA
- a CDS encoding T9SS type A sorting domain-containing protein, whose translation MTKNLLLLFFIVLLFTGSANAQYVNIPDYLFRSLLKAKYPSCFNSSDMMDTTCSSILSETELDVDNFDAIFDIEGIQYFKALKILHCGNNRIQHISVLPETLTYLDCHKNRLVSLSELPSGLGYLDCSNNLLSELPVFGKALYELKCYQNDLHCLPALPQSLQTVSLDTSYIHCVPNVTDANFFHQKILYGSQNYVPMQVCSSGNNINDCDVPSSLSGRVFYDNNTNGLFDAGDCSKADFQIKLANISPINNDSSIATQRGFYLLMPKVAENYTISTDAPPQYYKVVPASANVDFTNPGTTLVQNFALQSNLDNPDSLFITGNGGFTLGGFYNPMLFPSQNSWYETGSITLEYENRGTTTISPTITLNYDSSLIRYTFSSNAGVVDNGKTLILNESNLAPGEHKAIILYFSKDATTGNPSLGGAIWNFVTIASIVNNGMGNVIAINNQVIGLLPLKLATFTALISIDNSALLSWNTNDEINANSFIIEQSTDGVNFNYIASVSAKKQSNNSYNYKTDALATNAITYFRLKMIDTDGKFTYSSIIKVSIPTDTKSTIAVFPNPASQWIKIQTANNGAGNNWVRLLNSQGVLVKKLLLQQGTQTMDLRSLTAGVYYLQTPFGAKKVMIVK comes from the coding sequence ATGACAAAAAATCTACTCTTACTTTTTTTTATCGTTTTACTTTTTACGGGATCTGCCAATGCTCAGTATGTGAATATTCCGGATTATCTTTTTAGAAGCCTACTTAAAGCAAAATATCCATCTTGTTTCAATAGTAGCGACATGATGGATACAACCTGCAGTAGCATTTTAAGTGAAACAGAACTTGATGTCGATAACTTTGATGCAATTTTTGACATCGAGGGAATACAGTATTTTAAGGCACTGAAGATATTACATTGCGGAAATAACAGGATTCAGCATATATCAGTGCTGCCAGAAACATTAACTTATTTAGACTGCCATAAAAACCGATTGGTGAGTTTGTCTGAATTGCCAAGTGGCTTGGGGTATCTGGATTGTTCAAATAATCTTTTGTCTGAATTGCCCGTATTTGGGAAAGCGTTGTATGAGCTAAAGTGCTACCAAAATGATCTACATTGCTTGCCAGCATTGCCACAAAGTCTTCAAACTGTTTCTTTAGACACTTCATACATTCATTGTGTGCCCAATGTGACTGATGCTAATTTTTTTCACCAAAAAATATTGTATGGAAGTCAGAATTATGTGCCAATGCAAGTATGTAGTTCAGGTAACAATATAAATGATTGTGATGTCCCTTCTTCATTATCAGGAAGGGTATTCTATGACAATAATACGAATGGGCTATTTGATGCAGGAGATTGTTCTAAAGCTGACTTTCAAATTAAACTGGCAAATATCTCCCCAATAAATAACGATAGTAGCATCGCTACTCAAAGAGGCTTTTATCTTTTAATGCCGAAAGTTGCAGAAAATTATACTATTAGTACTGATGCTCCACCACAGTATTATAAAGTTGTGCCGGCATCTGCAAATGTGGATTTTACAAATCCCGGGACGACTCTTGTTCAGAATTTTGCATTGCAATCAAACTTAGATAACCCTGATAGTCTTTTTATAACAGGAAATGGAGGATTTACATTAGGAGGTTTTTATAATCCAATGCTTTTTCCCAGTCAAAACAGTTGGTATGAAACTGGTTCTATAACTCTTGAGTATGAAAACAGAGGAACTACAACGATTTCTCCAACTATTACACTTAATTATGATAGTAGTTTGATACGATATACCTTTTCGTCAAATGCCGGCGTGGTTGATAATGGGAAGACATTAATTTTAAATGAATCAAATTTAGCACCGGGTGAACATAAAGCAATAATACTATATTTTTCAAAAGATGCAACTACAGGAAACCCTAGTTTAGGAGGAGCGATTTGGAACTTTGTTACAATAGCAAGTATTGTTAATAATGGTATGGGGAATGTTATTGCAATCAATAATCAAGTTATAGGGTTACTGCCTCTTAAACTAGCAACATTTACTGCATTAATAAGCATTGATAATAGTGCGTTGTTATCATGGAATACCAACGACGAGATTAATGCCAACAGTTTTATTATAGAACAAAGTACGGATGGAGTAAATTTTAATTATATAGCCTCGGTATCTGCAAAAAAGCAGAGTAATAATTCTTACAATTACAAAACAGATGCTCTTGCAACAAATGCAATAACTTATTTCCGTTTAAAAATGATTGATACTGATGGTAAATTTACTTATTCAAGTATTATTAAAGTCAGTATACCGACAGATACAAAATCAACAATAGCTGTATTTCCTAACCCTGCAAGCCAGTGGATAAAAATCCAAACAGCCAATAACGGAGCAGGAAATAATTGGGTAAGATTGCTTAATAGCCAGGGTGTTTTAGTAAAAAAATTATTACTTCAACAAGGTACTCAAACTATGGATCTACGTAGTTTGACCGCCGGTGTATATTATTTACAAACACCATTCGGGGCTAAAAA